Genomic DNA from Catellatospora sp. TT07R-123:
GGGGACCGCGAAACCGACGATGTGCAGCGTGGTGTCGGAAGCCGGCGTGCCGCTGTTGTCTTCCTTGCCACCGCACGCCGACAGCGCCAGTACGGCGGCAGCGGCGAGCGCGACGGTTGCTCTGATCCGGTTCTTCATGCGGAACCTGTCCTCCTCGGGGCGCGCGGAAGCGCACCGATCCCCACCGGTCCGGTGTGGTCGGTTTATCAGCAATGAAAGGGGGGTGCAGCTGACTAGGTGCAGGTGGTCGATCGAGTTACCGCACGCAGCACCGATGCCACGCTCCGGCCGCCTCCGCCAGGTGGCGGCGCGGTCCGGCTCGACCACGGAATGAATATCCCACTAAACCGCTAGGGTTTCAAGACTTTGGCTCCGCAGCCGATCAACATCATCCGCAGTTTCCGATATGCCCGAGAATGCACAGCCGAATGGGCCATAGGCGCATCGCCGAAGGGGCGACCGGCGGTGCGCCGGACGTACCGGGTGCGGCCATCATGCACTCCGCCCGCGAACTTCCCGGTCAGCCGAAGGTACGAAGGCCCGCGCCGCCGGGTCGGCGGACACGGGCCTTCGTGGTGGCGCTCAGCCGCGCAGGGTCGGCAGGACGCGGCGGCCCAGCAGGTCGACGCCGCGCATCGGGCTCAGCCCATGCGGGGTGCCGAACTCGATCCGGGTCACCCCCGCCGCGAACAGCGCCTCGGCCTGGGCGGCGACCTGGTGCGGGGTGCCGGAGAACGCGAACAGGTCGAGCAGGTCGCCGCCGATCAGCGCGCCCGCCGCGACGTGCTCGCCGCGCCCGACGTGCGCCTGGACCCGGGCCAGCAGCTCGGGATCGATCTCGACCGTCGGGTCGAGATCGGCGACCACGGCCAGGTACATGGCGACCTCGGTGCGCGCCAGGCTCCGGGCGGCGGCGCCGTCCTCGTCGACGACCGTGACGGCGCCGAGGGTCAGCCCCACCTCCGACGGCTTGCGCCCGGCGGCGGTCGCGGCCGCGTCGAGCCAGCCCCGCATGGTCTTGCCCATCCCCGGGTTGGCCGAGCCGCCGACCTTGACCTCGTCGGCGACGGCCGCGGCCAGCTCGGCGGTGCGCTGCCCCCAGGTGCCGACCAGCAGCGGCACCCGGGGCCG
This window encodes:
- a CDS encoding LLM class flavin-dependent oxidoreductase; translation: MTQRLIGLGVQSDKTAAEYAAIAQLAERHGFDTLSVFGDLMYQPPIFPLLVAAQHTSRITLGPACLNPYTMHPAEIAGQAAALDLASGGRAYLGLARGTWLDQVGVAQARPLRRLRETVDVVNLLLAQDPSGYSGKELTIAPGTALRYTPHRPRVPLLVGTWGQRTAELAAAVADEVKVGGSANPGMGKTMRGWLDAAATAAGRKPSEVGLTLGAVTVVDEDGAAARSLARTEVAMYLAVVADLDPTVEIDPELLARVQAHVGRGEHVAAGALIGGDLLDLFAFSGTPHQVAAQAEALFAAGVTRIEFGTPHGLSPMRGVDLLGRRVLPTLRG